Genomic DNA from Streptomyces sp. AM 2-1-1:
CTCGCGCTGCGCACCGCGAACGTCCTCATCGGTCTCACGATCGACGGCAAGGACGCGCTGGTCATCCCGAAGGCCGTGCAGCGCAACGCCCTCAAGGGCAACATCGAGCACGTCGACCTGCTGACCGTGAAGCGCGGCGAGAAGGTCAACGTCGAGATCGCCGTCGAGACCGAGGGCGACCTGGCCCCGGGCGCCTTCCTGCTGGACTTCGTCCAGAACACCCTGAGCGTCGAGGCCGAGGCCACCCACATCCCCGAGTCCGTCACGGTCTCGGTCGCGGGCCTGTCCGCCGGTGACTCGATCCTGGCGAAGGACATCACGCTGCCGAAGGGCTCCGTGCTCTCCGGTGACGAGGACGCCATCATCCTCCAGGTCGTCTCCGCGCAGGCCGAGGAGCCGGCCGCCGAGACCGCCGCCGAGACCACCGAGGCCTGAGCCTCCGTCTCGTACCGAGCTGCTTGACCGACGGGGCGGCGGCCTCCCATCCCGGGAGTCCGCCGCCCCGTCGGGCGTGTGCGGGGCACCTCAGCACCGGTGACCCGCCCGAGTGACCCGCCCCGCCCTCCGGCCATTGCCCGACCCGGCCCGTATCCGAGGAGACCGCGCGCAGATGTCCGACGTCACCGACCCCTGGCTCATCGTGGGCCTCGGCAATCCCGGCCCCGAGTACACCGGCAACCGCCACAACGTCGGCTTCGTCGTCGCCGACCTGCTGGCGGAGCGGATCGGCGGGAAGTTCAAGCGGGCCCAGAAGGCGCAGGCGCAGGTGCTGGAAGGGCGGATCGGGCCGCCCGGACCGGCGAACCGGCGCGTGATCCTGGCGAAGCCGCAGTCGTACATGAACCTGTCGGGCGGCCCGGTGACGGCGCTGCGCGACTTCTACAAGGTGCCGACCGACCACGTCGTCGCGATCCACGACGAACTGGACGTGGAGTACGGCGGTTTGCGGCTGAAGCTGGGTGGCGGCGACAACGGCCACAACGGGCTGAAGTCGATGACGAAGGCGATGGGCCCGGAGTACCACCGGGTGCGCTTCGGCATCGGCCGCCCGCCGGGCCGGATGCAGGTCGCGGACTTCGTGCTGAAGGACTTCTCCTCCACCGAACGCAAGGAGCTCGCCTACCTGGTGGACCGGGCGGCGGACGCGGTGGAGTCGCTCCTCACGGACGGCCTGGAGCGGGCCCAGGGGACGTACAACTCCTAACTGTTGCGGGACATGACGTTGGTGACAGAAGTCGAAGCTGGTGCAACCCAGGCGCCTCGACGGGCATCGGTCGGGTAGCGTGCAGGCCATGTCGAGTCCTGAGTCGGACAAGGTGGGGGCTTTCGGTCACGCCG
This window encodes:
- the pth gene encoding aminoacyl-tRNA hydrolase, whose translation is MSDVTDPWLIVGLGNPGPEYTGNRHNVGFVVADLLAERIGGKFKRAQKAQAQVLEGRIGPPGPANRRVILAKPQSYMNLSGGPVTALRDFYKVPTDHVVAIHDELDVEYGGLRLKLGGGDNGHNGLKSMTKAMGPEYHRVRFGIGRPPGRMQVADFVLKDFSSTERKELAYLVDRAADAVESLLTDGLERAQGTYNS
- a CDS encoding 50S ribosomal protein L25/general stress protein Ctc — protein: MADQINLAAEARTEFGKGAARRARRANLVPAVVYGHGAESVHINLPGHELQLALRTANVLIGLTIDGKDALVIPKAVQRNALKGNIEHVDLLTVKRGEKVNVEIAVETEGDLAPGAFLLDFVQNTLSVEAEATHIPESVTVSVAGLSAGDSILAKDITLPKGSVLSGDEDAIILQVVSAQAEEPAAETAAETTEA